One Vigna radiata var. radiata cultivar VC1973A unplaced genomic scaffold, Vradiata_ver6 scaffold_327, whole genome shotgun sequence genomic window, CGTTATCTCTATCttctcaattttatataatttaactttattatctATTGATTAGAGTACTAATAACTATGCTAAAAATTAGGTATAAGATGAGTTTCAACAACAGCTTTAGTttgtaataaattgaaatttttaatcgTTTTATAGAAACAATTGtagtttctttatatatatttatagatctGACCTAGTACAAGGAGATTGCCCACTCTGCTCTCtaatttgaaatatcttttataacAAATACTTTTGTTAACTTTCTTGTTTATGTCGCTTTGACACTATTAATTGGATATTAAATCATTCACACATCTGTCATTATATACTTGTTTTAAACGTGactttaataaaaacattttatagtataattttattttgtgcaaGTATAATATTGGGTACCCATGTGGGTTCATTTGATGAGATTACTTAAAACTCTGtccaacaataataaattcattattgACAAATAGCCAAAGGTATTTATATCATGATACAGATAACTTTACATAATTTGATTATTGTCTATTTCCATATTGATGCTGTTGTGTATATAACAAATTGATAGGTATGCATCTTTCAACATGGAAGTAAATTGCACAAAATGTTATAAGCTTATGCGTTATAGAAGAAATAACTTAAGGAATAAAATTTGTACAAGCAAGATGTCGCtgtaatgaaaagaaaagatgtaAAAACGTGGTGTTTGATTTTTCAGTAGATGAATTGTCAGCAACCGCGTTTTTCTCTATTTCTGTTCTTTTGCTTCTGAAGTCGTCGTTGCGCTACTTTCGTGATGACTGGTTGATTCAGTAAATAAGGAATCCAACTCCTTTTCCACGTTCTCAACCTACACGTTAACCCAATTTCAAATCTCAATTATCGTATTAAGTCTATTAGcaccaaaattaataaataaattctgCAATAAGTAATAATAGCAATTTGCAAGTTATTATTATAGACTTGAACAAGGCAGTTGGAACCAAAATTGAGTTTGTCAGCTTTACGTGTTGGAGATTAGTAAATAATTTCAAGTTCTAATTATGTTATCTAAACATTTCGGAagagaaattaataaataatttcggAGTTCTAAACATTTAAACTTTTGTTCAATTTGTATTACTTCAAGATAGAGATCGAAACCTTTTCTAATGCATCTTCAACACGTTCGGCACGCTTATCGACTTCTTCAGCAACTTTTTCAACAAGTTCTACAGCGTGACGAAATTTTCCCTCTGGAAGATGTTGCACGGCCTCTTCTGCCACCTTATCAACCTCTTCAGCCACTTCTTCTATAATGTCTGCAACTCGATGTGCTTCATGTATTGTTGTTTCAACTTTCTCTACGCACAAGGAACAGAAAAACATCATCAGATGAAAATTATTTCAGGTCTAATTTATGCCAGTAATTTTTTGCTAATGTTCAACATGGATGATCTCTTACCTTTCATTTGCAACAAAGGTCCCCATTTTCCCCTCAAAAAGGATGCAAGTATTGAGAATATTGTGCCAATGATCCAAAATTTCCTGCTAGAGAATATTTCTCAAACTTTTTTCTATTGCCAACTCAAATTAAActaaaagggaaaagaaacaaGTGAATAATAATCGACGTGATATGACTTTGGTAAATAAATGAATTACCAATTGCCAAGAGAAGGATCATTAGAGCTTCCTGGTGTTATGCTAGAATAGACAACCATATTCCTGCATGAAGGTGTaaagaaattgtaattaataaaagaaatccagtgaagaaaagaaaatgtaataaaaaccAAGATTTTACGTACATTTTTCTTCTGTCATCGTTTTGAAATCTCAAAACTAGGTTCTTTACTGGAACTGGGAAGCGGTTGTTTTTGATTCTGGAGTTGAATCGAATGTGATGATCAACTTTTGAAGCTGGAAATCTACCGAATGTCCCAACGGCTAAGCAAGTAATCGTCTGAGTAAAGATTGTCTGTGCCATCATATGAATCTAAAATGTACAAGCAGAGGTACAAGAAGATTGgattatatatatgtacacGACAGGCTCAAGTggattatatatattagatgaatttgtttttttcaaaatacgCCATCTTTTACCATTAACATTGTATGAAAAACAAGAGTTGAAGGGAACAAAGTCAAAGTACATAAAAGTTGTAATGGATagacataaatattattatgttttgtttattgtttgtgCCTAACAAATCTGAGACCAAGTAAAATTCGTTTTGCAATATCTATGCAGAAATGCTGACGTACTTCTTGTAATAACTTCTATTTCAAtagtaaaaggaaaaggaaaaggaaaatgatattttaacactattttgacactgcacacgtatcaaaatgtgattggacgatttggaaaataaaattttaacaccattttttgacattattttgacactgcacacgtgtcaaaatgtggttggacaatttcaaattaaaaaaacaaactttagtttttttcttccaaacataccccttctcaacttttttaatttgaaatcgtccaatcacattttgacacgtgtacagtgtcaaaatagtgtcaaaaaatagtgttaaaatatcattttccgaaaaaggaaatgatattttgacacagTAAGTCTTAGGTTTCTATTGGAAAATCATTTATGGTTTTGCACATGCACCACCGTCCAAGATAGTTCTAAAGGTTACACCCACgattcctttttttaaaaaaaaaaaaaaaaaaaaaaaactcttcatATCAAAATGTTCTGAAACACAATTCTAACATGTTATGTTTTCATTTGTACCCATTTGCACAAACAAACTGCGTAGGGCAGCACATGGTTTGGATTCAACAACCAAATACAATCCATACATACGTGATTGAATAACAACTGTGCACTCAGGGAAAGGTCACTCAGTTCATTGCATAACAATAAGCAGCATAAAACAAAACAGGGAATTGTCATAATGTAATTAGGCATAGAAGGAATTGCATTTTGGACTAGGCAAGTTTCCCCGGAAGatattttatatgctttataATTTTCTTCGTATTTCAAAATCCTAATAtagtttttgtatgttttttaagttagacaataacaaaatatatttgttgaattgtttgatgaatttgAGATACAGAAATAATTCTTTCTTTTCGTTTGACATCatttaaatgaatttcaaaagTTCCTAGATCAACTGTCACGAATGGATATCACTTTTAATGATGAAGTTTTGGGACTATGGTTattaaatattctatcaaaTTCTTGAGATATTCTAGGTTTGAATTACAAATGTGGCTCTTAGTAACGTTGTTTTTTTCCCCATCACAGATTGATTCTTTTAATGAAgagatgagaagaaaaaaaaatatgatttttcatctCAATTTTAGGTGTTTGTCATATAAAATAAGGGAAGTCAGAGAAAGGAACATAGGAGTGGTCGAGAGAAGAGTAGGACCAAGTCCatatcaagataaaaaaaatgtggagtgacattattataataaaactgCTCAttgaaaattacaattttaagaaaaaaaagaaaagaaaaaaaaatgaacagaaAGAGAatgatcatgatgatgatggtCACATTACTACTACTGTTACATGTGATAATATTGCTCTTCTTTGTAACTTTGAGTCTGttaatcttttaatttgatAACAACATGTCAATAAATGAAAGTGCTACATCATTACACATTATATCAAAGAAGGAGTTCTTCACATCTTACACTTCTAATGATTTTGAAGTGTTGAATATGAGTAATAGTGGTGTTCAAATAATGGTGTTTCAAAGGTTGTTGGTGTTGATGATGTATGCCTGCAAAGAAACATAAGAATGCAGTTATTACTCAAAGGAGTCAAACATGTTCTAGATGTTTGTTTTAATATGATCATGATGCATTTGCTTTATGATAAATACTTTGGTTATGGTAAATGGAAGCTCACTAATGGCGACTTGGTTATGGCTAGAGAGGagaaaagttttaaattgaattgaactaAAGCTTTGGTTGATAAAGACAATGTAAATGTTATCTATTTGGAGACATCTTTTGTGGCATCGAAGGCTTAGTCGCATAAGCGTGGAAGGGCTTAATTGCTTAGCCAAAAAGGATGTAATTTTGGGATTGAAGAGTGCATAGTTGAAAACATGTTCTCATTGCATGGCtagaaacaaatcaaaatatcttttaagaaGCACTCTCCTTCAAGAAAGTTAAGTTATTTGAATTGGTACATTCTAATGTTTGAAGGTAAAGTCGTTTGGGATGCACTTTAACTTATtacttttaggtttaattatgtCTTTGGTGCCTATTTTAGTATGTAAATCTCAATTAGatctttattttctgtcttaattaaggtcttgttcacttgagtggatttgagggagagtaattgagtgaatttgagaggatttgaaggtaattttttttgttgtttatttgagtgaatttggaggtaaatgagagtggatttagaagtaaaatttgtgagaactagtgtaacatttaatttatgtgacaaattaaaaaaatttacttccaaatacACTCTTACTTatcttcaaatctattcaaataaacaacaaaatttatcttcaaatcctctcaattactctctcccaaatctactcaagtgaacaaggcctaagtgtctatttttgaaaatgtgaTATTATTTGGCCTATTCCCTTAGTATTGTACTAACAACATTAAAGACATGTCACGTGTTAATCTGTGTTTTCTTGAacttttaaagttattttagtcttcttttttttctaaaaaaaaaattaaacgtgTCAAGCCAATATCATGTTATATGGCTAGGAATTGCAAAAATGTTTGTACTCGCTGGTATCCgtgaataaaatttatcacGGATAGTTGGCATCCGTGGATAATAGATACTCATAGGTAGTaggtattttaatattcacTTATAAATAGGTCAATTACATGTGTCACACAACCAATACCTGTAAGTATCCATTACCtgcaaaaaattaaagtaaagataaaatttatattttattaagttaaatttaattaaaattaaaattaatttatattttgttaagttacgtttaattaaaataaaatgttaatttatatttaatttaatttgtaatatatgttatatattttttcattttattttattttaaatatttttttaaaataaccacGACTACCtgtgagttttaaaatatccatgaatattttttaaatggatatATGATGTATAACAGAGTGGGTAAcatgtgaatttttttgttgCGGATTGGGTTGTGGGTACGCATTATTCGTACCTGATCGTACCTGTTGTCGTCTGTACATATGAAAGTAGTAGTGTCATGTGACAGTGACAgtactactacaaaaaagtgcatagatagtgtttttttatcatagacAGCGTtttttaagcgctatctattgatgCACTATCTATTGTCAATCACCAATAGATAATGCTTCTAAAAAAAGCATTATCTATTGTCAGCCACCaatagatattgtgtttttaAATAAGCACTATCTATTGTCACCCACCAATAAATAacgctttttaaataaaagttatttattgtCAATCAccaatagataacgcttatttaaaaaagcgttatctatgagtctaaattataaaagaaaataattaattttagaataaaatatttcaaaaaatatataatattttttgaaaagaaaatataaaatattaattctattATGTACAAACACACATTATCTATTggttatattatatacaaaaaaatataaaatattaagaaaaatatgacaaaagtctcaaaaagaatgttcattaatatgaataaaaactattacaataatatttcaaaatataattgttaagtCTTCTTGTGCGTCTTGTGACATGACATtgctttataagataatatatacaaccATAAGATATATATCCTATCAGTACTTATAAGCATGTACTAATTACACGTAAACACCGATTTTCTCTAACTTCAATGATTTGACTGTCACGATAGTGTTGACATCAACAACTAGAAAAATACTACCcggaagaaaaataatatataattagttaattaaattttactacaaattaattatgacaataaagataacttacatAAGTTGGAATTGTTCATCTTTACAATATGTGataattttcttcatatattGACACATGTAATACCCACAATCATTGTCGTTGGGTTGTCTTGGACACttgaaaaccaaaaaaaaactCCAGACAGTCAAACACATTAGCATCCAAATCATgtttccaaaaaataaaaaataaacaaagccTTAAAACTGAATTTTCCaatgtcatttttaaaatttttctatcaacttaattgataatggtctaaaaaccgttattttcatacttaaatttgatattaaaacacaccctttatggcttagaatgagttttaaaatcaagtaaaatacttagttgtgtcttgtgagagtcaaaagttggttttagagatactATGCTTGtcttacattgttttgcagggttttgaggtaaattgaagatggaagtgaagtaaggtggacttagacacatgaaagaaggagaaaaatgatgaaaagaagggtcaagtgagccgctgagcgccagaatggaccgctgagcgctcagagcgattagagggaaaccgctcagcgacaAAACTAACCATTGaacggtcaaagcggcaagagggaaaccgctgagcagtgaacttaggcgcctgggcggttgtttatttttattagctagattctgtaatctttctgttatctttttgggcttatatatagcctcagtgcgaatcaaaacatattcttttggcagagagaaatgtccagagttattccacacaccttggaggaggttccttggatgcttaggctccaatcttccaagtttagggttatttgtcccattctttcatcatatttcatgtagtttcaccatgataatgttgaactaaaccctaggttgttggggaacaatgtaatcttttgaaactctcatatatccaaattcttatttattttatatgcttgcatatgcttgatttatcaattgttgggttcttcacctttgtttaatgcttttatcgtttaactcatttggtaaatgttgcttgtctttattgatacggggacgtacaataatgtcatgaactggtgttgaattccttgattatgctaatatcgcctagggataggggtaNNNNNNNNNNNNNNNNNNNNNNNNNNNNNNNNNNNNNNNNNNNNNNNNNNNNNNNNNNNNNNNNNNNNNNNNNNNNNNNNNNNNNNNNNNNNNNNNNNNNNNNNNNNNNNNNNNNNNNNNNNNNNNNNNNNNNNNNNNNNNNNNNNNNNNNNNNNNNNNNNNNNNNNNNNNNNNNNNNNNNNNNNNNNNNNNNNNNNNNNNNNNNNNNNNNNNNNNNNNNNNNNNNNNNNNNNNNNNNNNNNNNNNNNNNNNNNNNNNNNNNNNNNNNNNNNNNNNNNNNNNNNNNNNNNNNNNNNNNNNNNNNNNNNNNNNNNNNNNNNNNNNNNNNNNNNNNNNNNNNNNNNNNNNNNNNNNNNNNNNNNNNNNNNNNNNNNNNNNNNNNNNNNNNNNTTTCGCCCCCTAGTATCACAttcaatttgcgggggtttttctgcggagggtaaaaacctcctctattactgactattattttgagggggtttttaacctcctttatatttttgtcacttttttgtttgatgattattaaaatatataacattgttttttgtttgttgattattaaaatatataataactatctATTTCcattagctttttttttttcaatttcaaaattcaataaatttaatttctttttaaaattataaaataccaaacaaatatgattcctttgaataaaaaatgataccATACAACAAAAGCCCCTGATTAGaaagaaatttagaaaaataaattgagaaacaATTGTATNGTCACATCAAGATANACTAGAAGTCAATGTAATCTCATTACAGAATGTAATCTCATTACAAAAGTAGttacaaagaaagaaatgttacttaattcataataaactaGGTATAGTTTTATcctaaaacaatatcataaacTTTCTAAATGTTACTTCCATCAAATCATTGTCTTGTACCCAAAGGAGACTCTGACTCATTTGCATCACGAGCTTgctgaaataatataaaaaaaattaataaaataaactcaattacaTGTACTcacattttgtaaatatataaaaaaataatcaaataaaattcagtTTTAAAAGTCATTATTCAATAATGAAAACACAAAGTTAAGGCAACAAAATTCACATGTTAACATATTAAAGCATCAAATACCCAACAACACAACTTGGGTAAAAGTAAATCTAATAGAAGTAAATTACTTACATAGGAAAGGATCACCATTTGGTAGATTTTAAATTGCTTACTGCATAGATTCATAGCACCAAAAACAAGAGGAAAAGCAAGTTTGAATGTTTGATAAAGGAGGCAAAATGGGAGGGAGAGTTTTAACCTGAAGGAGCTTTTAGCAAGGTCAACAATTAGAATGGTGGAAAAGTGTGCTTTACGTAAACAGATTTGAATTCAAATCTAAAGAGTTATTATTATGAAGTGTGCACATGCGGGGCAATCTTAAACAATATCACTAAttaagtgaaaaagaaaggcttaaaaacattaaataaatgaaatctaGCATGCCATCATCCTTAAAAGGGTCCTTGGGATGGAAATCCAAGTCCCACCAACATTCTCATAGCAGAGAAATATTTCGAGACACTGGTACGAGAAAGGAATTACCTCAATTCAGAAAATCAATACATGTAAATGTTCTTAAAGTATACTATCAAttgcaaaacaaaagaaacaaaaaattaaataaaaaaagtatgatATAAGAGAGACAATAACATTCCTATCACGTATGCAAAAATCTTCCCCACCTgccttcattcatccattgccatctcaattcattttcttttgtaaaaatcaACATATTTCTCAATAGATCACACATATGAAGAagtccaaaagaaaaagaatctaTGCAGTAAGAGAATCTATGCCATCCAGCCAAATAGATTACACATATGAATTAGTTAGGATCTTATTACCTTTCCAAATGAGAGAACAAGCTAATAAAGAGTCACAATTCAGAAAAGGTAACTTCTCCTTCTTAACCTCAAACTGAGAAATCAAACATGTGATACATATCATCACCTTTAAGAAATCAAACATGAGTGAATTGTACATGCATTGAAAATAACTGAATATAATAGAGCATTACCTTTAAGAATAAATgactattaattatattttcaaaatccaaaattttttttaagaataaatgactattaattatattttcaaaatccagAAATTTTTTGCGGCACGTTCATATTCATGATTTCTCCCATCTCCACCTCCATTTATTTACAGCACCCAATTATAAATACACGAGTATTTTAAGGGATATCGTTTATCACAAAGATATCAAAActaatatctaattaaaatcAACTATCCTATatctaatttaaaagaaaaaaactaaaaataaggaGAATAATAAATGCTATAACAGTAGCGAACAGAAAATTTTGAATCCCcactttttagtttattttgtacATGGTGTGGGCGAGAATTATTCCTGAATGTAAAacttaaaagattatataacTAGCATTGTTCACACTATATGAATATTAaggagaaaaattgaaatttgaacttTTCCTAGCAACTAAACAGGATTCATCATGAATATATTGTTTTGGACTAAGAACAATATAGTATCTTTGGTTTGGGATAAGAAGAATCACTGGTACAGAcccaaatttaatttatgaatataatatattaataacttaaCTGAGAACCatatatatgaatcaaaatacataatcaatgttcaatcAATACATCCACAGTAAATTAACTATGTTTTTAGGTATGGAGAACCACTAAAATTTACTCATAGATAAAAACACATTCCCGCTTACAATAACCTAGTTTCCTTACGGCGGAACAAAAAATACTCTGCACCAAAGAGAAGCAGGAAGGGTTGTAGAACGATATACCTCAGGTTGTAGCACGAGTGAAAGCTTCATCGTCGGCCGGTCCACGCAACCACCGGTGCAGCTCCGTCTGCTTATGGCTCCACGACTAcgattctgaaaaaaaaaatgaaccatGGCCAATCGAAAGGAGAAAtcaatgaaaagagaaaatataagaaggaagaaaggaagagacGAACTAGAACCAAACAAACGTGCGAGGAAGAAAGGGAGATGAATTTTGTGGGGGaatgaaaatgaaggaagaaagtGGTTTTAGGGTTCAGAGAGATTTTTTAGAGGGAGGAAGAGTTTAGTCTGATGAGATTTTGGAATTGGggggaataaaattttataattgggGGATTTTTAGAGGGAGAtgggattttgaaattttgggaATGAAATTTTACAACTGGGTAAAATAATTAGTCTAAAATTTTTaagaagaaacaaacaaaattaggaaaagatagaaataaaatatattattatttgaagaggTTATAAACctctcttaaaaataattaaaactccCACTATCATTAACAATCAGatagtttaaattaaacattttaaaatatgtcaatTTGAGGGGGTTTTTTATAACCTCCCTAAAATAACCCCCTCTAGATAagcttttttttgtagtgtaagagtcctttgggaaaacgatacttggacttacccatttatattacttgataacgatctggtacacttgtcagggacttaacaagtttttggcgccgttgccggagactcgtggtttaacttatctaatagtgtaaactgattaagtttgacttgattgtatatattttatctttttatctttttatttttatattttattttttatatataaaaagtgctactagggtttgtgtttcttgtgcatgcagtagGAGCCCAGACATAccaggagcaagaaaaatatacaacctcttcttgaaggcttaagcgagacaagggggagaaggagagttagacgcccatctagggatttgtttccttctcctgaaagattactatcaccttcaccagttagaagaacaaaggagatggctgaacaaactcctccaaacgcactcttgcagaccaatcaaatgcggctgaccctttccattttaacagcatagccatgcctacggatcaaacgaccaacatgctgatgaatccagcacttatacacctagTGTAAAGCAATCAGTTTcacggcctgtcaaatgagaaacCCTATGACAATTTGAcagcgtttagtgaaatctgcaatacagtgaagatgacaggtgtatcagatgatagagtgaggcttagcttgttcccgttctcattgggaAGCAATGgtaagacatggcttaattccttccctgaagggacgtttactacatgggagactgtggctacaaagttcgttaacaaatattttccacagtctaaagttactcagggaagactagaaatctcatcattcaagcaaggcatggaagaaattttaagtcaagcatgggagcgattcaaaggcctactcaacaaaacaccagttcacgggttTGATAAGACAACTATTGTTCTTacttaccttggtggactgaacatgtagtctaagatgatgttggacgcctcagctggaggtgatatctgtcgcaaccggaaaatcgcgacggaacgacgatccaaaaagaaaactaatttgaaaacgttttggagtcgccaccatagtttattctggaaaactatggaaaaaaccataaagagaagACACGGTCTACGAAAACCNNNNNNNNNNNNNNNNNNNNNNNNNNNNNNNNNNNNNNNNNNNNNNNNNNNNNNNNNNNNNNNNNNNNNNNNNNNNNNNNNNNNNNNNNNNNNNNNNNNNNNNNNNNNNNNNNNNNNNNNNNNNNNNNNNNNNNNNNNNNNNNNNNNNNNNNNNNNNNNNNNNNNNNNNNNNNNNNNNNNNNNNNNNNNNNNNNNNNNNNNNNNNNNNNNNNNNNNNNNNNNNNNNNNNNNNNNNNNNNNNNNNNNNNNNNNNNNNNNNNNNNNNNNNNNNNNNNNNNNNNNNNNNNNNNNNNNNNNNNNNNNNNNNNNNNNNNNNNNNNNNNNNNNNNNNNNNNNNNNNNNNNNNNNNNNNNNNNNNNNNNNNNNNNNNNNNNNNNNNNNNNNNNNNNNNNNNNNNNNNNNNNNNNNNNNNNNNNNNNNNNNNNNNNNNNNNNNNNNNNNNNNNNNNNNNNNNNNNNNNNNNNNNNNNNNNNNNNNNNNNNNNNNNNNNNNNNNNNNNNNNNNNNNNNNNNNNNNNNNNNNNNNNNNNNNNNNNNNNNNNNNNNNNNNNNNNNNNNNNNNNNNNNNNNNNNNNNNNNNNNNNNNNNNNNNNNNNNNNNNNNNNNNNNNNNNNNNNNNNNNNNNNNNNNNNNNNNNNNNNNNNNNNNNNNNNNNNNNNNNNNNNNNNNNNNNNNNNNNNNNNNNNNNNNNNNNNNNNNNNNNNNNNNNNNNNNNNNNNNNNNNNNNNNNNNNNNNNNNNNNNNNNNNNNNNNNNNNNNNNNNNNNNNNNNNNNNNNNNNNNNNNNNNNNNNNNNNNNNNNNNNNNNNNNNNNNNNNNNNNNNNNNNNNNNNNNNNNNNNNNNNNNNNNNNNNNNNNNNNNNNNNNNNNNNNNNNNNNNNNNNNNNNNNNNNNNNNNNNNNNNNNNNNNNNNNNNNNNNNNNNNNNNNNNNNNNNNNNNNNNNNNNNNNNNNNNNNNNNNNNNNNNNNNNNNNNNNNNNNNNNNNNNNNNNNNNNNNNNNNNNNNNNNNNNNNNNNNNNNNNNNNNNNNNNNNNNNNNNNNNNNNNNNNNNNNNNNNNNNNNNNNNNNNNNNNNNNNNNNNNNNNNNNNNNNNNNNNNNNNNNNNNNNNNNNNNNNNNNNNNNNNNNNNNNNNNNNNNNNNNNNNNNNNNNNNNNNGAAAGGGGTGTGAATGGTAACAGTGGGGGTACCACTGGATATTTCGCTGACCCGGCCCAAGACCTCTTTCCTTGCAGAAACAAAGTGGGGGTGCAAACAGAGTGGTGTGGTGGCGGGCAGAGAAATCGCAGTCCAATATCTAGGTGCATGGGAGTGTGAATAGGAACGCAAGTGGTGGCGGACAGAAAGAATGCGGCCCATGCCAGGCCCAAAGCCCTTCTAACCCTAACAGAAATTAGGGGTTCCACGGTTTCCCCTTCATTCTTTGCTCAACCACCCAGAGAC contains:
- the LOC106754653 gene encoding uncharacterized protein LOC106754653 isoform X1, giving the protein MMAQTIFTQTITCLAVGTFGRFPASKVDHHIRFNSRIKNNRFPVPVKNLVLRFQNDDRRKMNMVVYSSITPGSSNDPSLGNCRKFWIIGTIFSILASFLRGKWGPLLQMKEKVETTIHEAHRVADIIEEVAEEVDKVAEEAVQHLPEGKFRHAVELVEKVAEEVDKRAERVEDALEKVENVEKELDSLFTESTSHHESSATTTSEAKEQK
- the LOC106754653 gene encoding uncharacterized protein LOC106754653 isoform X2; amino-acid sequence: MMAQTIFTQTITCLAVGTFGRFPASKVDHHIRFNSRIKNNRFPVPVKNLVLRFQNDDRRKMNMVVYSSITPGSSNDPSLGNWKFWIIGTIFSILASFLRGKWGPLLQMKEKVETTIHEAHRVADIIEEVAEEVDKVAEEAVQHLPEGKFRHAVELVEKVAEEVDKRAERVEDALEKVENVEKELDSLFTESTSHHESSATTTSEAKEQK